The genomic DNA CGACCGGCATTACCGGGATCTCGATCGCCATCGAGAAGTTGTTGAAGAGGATCGAGAGAATCGGGATCCGCTCGCGCACTGCCGTTTCGAAGTCCATACCGGTCATGCCGATCGCCGCATCGCCCCAAACGTTGACACAGAGCATGTCGGGCCGGGCGAGCTTGGCACCCATCGCCAGGCCGAGACCATAGCCGAGCTGGGTCGACTTCCCCCAGCCCAGGTAGGTGAGCGGCCGCTTGGCGACCCAGAACGGCGAGAGTTGGTCACGCGGGCTTCCAGCATCGTGGGTGATGATCGTCCGCTCGACATCGAGCGTGTGCATCAGCTCCCAGATGACTCGGTACGGTGTCAACGGCACTTCGTCCGAGGTGAGTTTCGGCAGCCACTGAGCGAGCCACGCTTCACGGACGCGCCGGATTTCGGCGGCGACCTCCGGTAAGCGCCCGCGCGGTCTACCACCGAGTCGTTCGCTGACCGCTTCGTAGAGCGCCGCCAGCGTGAGCTTGGCGTCCCCGAGCAAGGCGTGCGTCACGGGAACGTCCTTGTTGAGATCGGCCGGATCGAGCGTGGCATGGACGATCGTCTTCCCCTCGTACGGGATACGCACGCCGTAGTTCGTCTTGGTGAAGCTGCAGCCGATACCGAAGATGACATCAGCTTCCCGCAGGAAATGCGAGACCGTCGCCGGATAGGCCCGACCACCCGAGCCGAGCGCGAGTGGGTGATCCTCCGGAAAGGCGCTCTTACCCTGTAGACTCGTGCAGACCGGCGCCTCGAGGAGTTCCGCCAGCGCCCTGAGTTCTTCCCAGGCCTGCGCGTAGTGCACCCCTTGCCCGGCATAGATGACCGGGCGCTCGGCAGCGACGAGCACGGCCGCAACCTCGTCGACTGCGACCGGATCGGGCGCGACCCGCACCCGTGGCGCCGGGCGATACTCGAGCGTACCCGTGAACTCCTCCTGGACGAGATCGCGCGGCAGCTCGATGACGACCGGGCGCGGCCGACCGTTCTTGAGCTGTGTCCAGGCCCGCCGCAAAACGTTCGGCACCTCGCTGGGGAGCACGACCTGCTCAACCCACTTGGCGATTTCGCGGAAATTGAGGAGCGCGCTGAAGTTCGGTGGCAGGTTCAGCATCGGTCGTGGGTACCCTTCGGGAAGAACGAGAACCGGAACACTGTCGGCATAGGCCTGCGCCACCGCACCGAAGGCATTCTCCGTGCCCGGGCCATGCTGCATCGCGAAGACACCGATCCGCTGCCCCGAGGTCACCCGGCTCATCGCATCGGCCATGTGGATACCGACGCGCTCCTGCCGAACGATCACCGTCCGGATATCGGCGCGGGCAGCCGCCTCCAGGACATCGTTGACCGGGTACCCGATGATGAGGTCGACCCCCTCGCGCTTCAGGATCTCGGCAACTGCGTCTGCGACACGCATGCTAGCCCCCTTCGGCTCTCTCCCGTCGTCCGGACACTGCACCGCGTGGAGGGGCGAGACGGGTTCGGGGCGACAATGGCGATGCCGATCGCTCAGCAGCCGGGGTACGAACCATCTTTAGGCCCCACCGTCCCTCGGTGGAGTCTAACACGGTCGCGTTGCACGGTCGGCAGGCCCGGTGGATAGACCGACGCCCGCCCGGACGTCA from Thermomicrobium sp. 4228-Ro includes the following:
- a CDS encoding thiamine pyrophosphate-requiring protein; its protein translation is MRVADAVAEILKREGVDLIIGYPVNDVLEAAARADIRTVIVRQERVGIHMADAMSRVTSGQRIGVFAMQHGPGTENAFGAVAQAYADSVPVLVLPEGYPRPMLNLPPNFSALLNFREIAKWVEQVVLPSEVPNVLRRAWTQLKNGRPRPVVIELPRDLVQEEFTGTLEYRPAPRVRVAPDPVAVDEVAAVLVAAERPVIYAGQGVHYAQAWEELRALAELLEAPVCTSLQGKSAFPEDHPLALGSGGRAYPATVSHFLREADVIFGIGCSFTKTNYGVRIPYEGKTIVHATLDPADLNKDVPVTHALLGDAKLTLAALYEAVSERLGGRPRGRLPEVAAEIRRVREAWLAQWLPKLTSDEVPLTPYRVIWELMHTLDVERTIITHDAGSPRDQLSPFWVAKRPLTYLGWGKSTQLGYGLGLAMGAKLARPDMLCVNVWGDAAIGMTGMDFETAVRERIPILSILFNNFSMAIEIPVMPVATEKYRATDISGDYAAFARAMGGYGERVTEPSQIVPAIQRALRAVEDGSPALLEFITGKELAISTP